One Megalopta genalis isolate 19385.01 chromosome 5, iyMegGena1_principal, whole genome shotgun sequence DNA window includes the following coding sequences:
- the Srp54k gene encoding signal recognition particle 54k, whose amino-acid sequence MVLADLGRKITSALRSLSNATVINEEVLNSMLKEICAALLEADVNIKLVKKLRENVRFVIDFDDMAGGLNKRRMIQSAVFKELVKLIDPGVKAYQPVKGRPNVIMFVGLQGSGKTTTCTKLAYHYLKKNWKACLVCADTFRAGAYDQIKQNATKARIPFYGSYTEVDPVAIAQDGVETFKKEGYEIIIVDTSGRHKQEESLFEEMLQVANAIQPDNIIFVMDATIGQACEAQAKAFKERVNVGSLIITKLDGHAKGGGALSAVAATQSPVIFVGTGEHIDDLEPFKTKPFISKLLGMGDIEGLIDKVNELNLDDNEELLEKIKHGQFTLRDMYEQFQNIMKMGPFSQLMGMIPGLSQDFMSKGSEQESMARLKRLMTIMDSMNDSELDSRDGAKLFSKQPGRIVRVAQGSGVTEKEVKDLITQYTKFAAVVKKMGGIKGLFKAGDMTKNVNSTQMAKLNHQMAKMMDPRVLHQMGGVPGLQNIMKQLQQGGAGGLGNLMGGFGGKS is encoded by the exons ATGGTTCTCGCAGATTTAGGTCGCAAAATTACATCTGCTTTGCGATCTTTAAGCAATGCAACTGTTATCAATGAAGAG GTCCTTAATTCTATGTTAAAAGAGATATGTGCTGCATTGTTGGAGGCAGATGTTAATATAAAACTTGTAAAGAAATTAAGGGAAAATGTGCGCTTCGTTATTGATTTTGATGACATGGCAGGTGGTCTTAATAAGAGGAGAATGATACAAAGTGCTGTGTTTAAAGAACTTGTAAAG TTGATTGATCCAGGTGTAAAAGCTTATCAGCCTGTAAAAGGAAGACCAAATGTTATCATGTTTGTTGGTTTGCAAGGTTCAGGTAAAACTACTACTTGCACAAAACTCGCATATcattatttaaagaaaaattggAAAGCATGCTTAGTTTGTGCTGACACGTTCCGTGCTGGTGCTTATGATCAAATAAAACAGAATGCAACAAAAGCTAGAATTCCATTTTACGGGAG TTACACAGAAGTAGATCCAGTAGCAATAGCACAGGATGGTGTGGAAACATTTAAAAAAGAGGGTTACGAAATCATTATTGTTGATACGAGTGGCAGACACAAGCAGGAAGAGTCATTGTTTGAGGAAATGCTTCAAGTTGCTAATGCTATT CAACCAGACAATATCATCTTTGTAATGGATGCGACAATAGGGCAGGCTTGCGAAGCTCAAGCGAAAGCTTTTAAAGAACGTGTAAATGTTGGTTCTCTAATCATTACAAAACTTGATGGTCATGCAAAAGGTGGAGGGGCTCTCTCAGC GGTTGCTGCGACACAAAGTCCAGTGATTTTTGTAGGTACAGGAGAACACATAGATGATTTAGAACCTTTTAAAACGAAACCTTTCATCAGTAAACTGCTAGGCATGGGTGACATAGAAGGCCTCATAGACAAAGTAAATGAATTAAATCTTGATGATAATGAAGAATTACTTGAAAAAATCAAGCATGGTCAGTTTACATTGAGGGATATGTACGAACAGTTTCAAAATATCATGAAAATGGGTCCATTTTCTCAACTAATG ggGATGATTCCTGGCTTAAGTCAAGATTTTATGTCAAAAGGTTCAGAACAAGAGTCCATGGCTAGGTTAAAACGTTTAATGACCATTATGGATAGTATGAATGATTCAG AATTAGACAGTAGAGATGGTGCCAAATTATTTAGCAAACAGCCAGGCAGGATAGTCAGAGTGGCCCAAGGCTCTGGAGTCACGGAAAAAGAAGTCAAAGATTTAATTACACAGTACACGAAATTCGCAGCTGTTGTAAAGAAAATGGGTGGTATTAAAGGGTTATTTAAAGCAGGAGATATGACCAAGAATGTAAATTCCACACAAATGGCAAAATTAAATCATCAAATGGCAAAAATGATGGATCCACGAGTCTTGCATCAAATGG